In Vreelandella piezotolerans, one genomic interval encodes:
- the tssC gene encoding type VI secretion system contractile sheath large subunit has protein sequence MSKTAKQQSAVVTETESELSLLDQVMAQTRMAPADEGYDVAKQGVAAFIAELLNNSDSVQNVNKSLVDGMIVELDRKISHQVDEILHDRGFQQMESAWRGLKLLVDRTDFRENIKLDVLHATKQELLEDFEFAPEISQSGLYHHVYNAGYGQFGGEPVAGIIGHYDFSPSTPDMKLLQYTSAVGAMSHAPFMSSVAPSFFGIDSFEELPNIKDFKAIFEGPKYARWRSLRESEDARYLGLTAPRFLLRTPYDPIENPVKTFNYRENVSENHDHYLWGNTAYLLAERLTDSFAKYRWCPNIIGPQSGGAVENLPVHTYEAFGQLQAKIPTEVLITDRREFEMAEEGFISLTMRKGSDNAAFFSANSVQKPKVFPNTAEGKAAETNFKLGTQLPYMFIINRLAHYVKVLQREQIGSWKERQDLERELNTWIRQYVADQENPPADVRSRRPLRAASIQVSDVEGDPGWYQVSMAVRPHFKYMGANFELSLVGRLDKE, from the coding sequence ATGAGCAAAACGGCAAAGCAGCAGTCTGCAGTAGTGACAGAGACAGAATCAGAGCTTTCCCTGCTAGATCAGGTAATGGCTCAAACGCGTATGGCACCCGCCGATGAAGGCTATGATGTCGCCAAACAAGGCGTGGCCGCGTTCATTGCAGAGCTGTTGAACAATAGTGATTCGGTGCAAAACGTCAATAAGTCGCTCGTCGACGGTATGATCGTCGAACTCGATCGTAAAATTAGTCATCAAGTCGATGAAATTCTCCATGATCGTGGCTTTCAACAAATGGAGTCTGCTTGGCGCGGTTTGAAGCTGCTGGTAGACCGCACGGATTTCCGTGAGAACATCAAGCTCGATGTGCTCCATGCCACGAAACAGGAGCTGTTAGAAGATTTCGAGTTTGCCCCCGAAATCAGCCAGAGTGGCCTTTATCACCACGTTTATAATGCAGGATATGGCCAATTTGGCGGTGAGCCGGTCGCGGGCATCATCGGTCATTACGATTTCTCACCCTCGACTCCTGATATGAAGCTGCTGCAGTACACCTCGGCGGTGGGCGCCATGTCTCATGCGCCGTTCATGTCTTCCGTGGCGCCCTCCTTCTTTGGGATCGACAGTTTCGAAGAACTGCCCAACATCAAGGATTTCAAAGCGATTTTCGAAGGGCCGAAATATGCACGGTGGCGCAGTCTGCGTGAGTCCGAGGATGCTCGCTATCTTGGTTTGACGGCCCCTCGCTTTTTATTGCGAACACCTTACGACCCCATCGAAAACCCGGTTAAGACGTTCAACTACCGCGAGAACGTCAGCGAAAACCACGATCACTATCTATGGGGAAATACCGCTTATCTGCTCGCAGAGCGCCTGACCGACAGCTTTGCCAAATATCGTTGGTGTCCGAACATCATTGGTCCGCAAAGTGGCGGCGCGGTGGAAAATCTCCCCGTACACACTTATGAGGCGTTCGGTCAGCTGCAAGCCAAAATTCCAACGGAAGTGCTCATTACCGACCGCCGCGAATTCGAAATGGCCGAAGAGGGCTTTATTTCGCTCACGATGCGTAAAGGTAGCGATAACGCAGCCTTCTTCTCTGCTAACTCCGTTCAAAAGCCGAAAGTGTTCCCCAATACGGCGGAAGGGAAAGCCGCAGAGACCAACTTCAAGTTGGGCACTCAGCTGCCTTACATGTTCATCATCAACCGCTTGGCGCACTACGTCAAAGTGCTTCAGCGTGAACAAATTGGCTCTTGGAAAGAACGCCAAGACCTGGAACGCGAGCTCAACACGTGGATTCGCCAGTACGTCGCTGACCAGGAGAATCCACCTGCCGATGTTCGTAGCCGTCGTCCCCTGCGGGCTGCCTCTATCCAAGTGTCCGACGTCGAAGGCGATCCGGGCTGGTATCAAGTGTCGATGGCCGTTCGCCCGCACTTCAAATACATGGGGGCCAACTTCGAGCTGTCTTTGGTCGGTCGACTCGACAAGGAATAA